AATCGGTGCAAAGTATCTGCAGGAAAATCTCGCCGATAATGACGGCTGGGGCGTTGATGCAGGTCTGTTGTTCCGTCCGTACGACGAGCTGACCTTTGGTTTCATGATGCGTGATCTCGCCGGTGAGTACGGCGAGGATAACGTGCCCTACGAGGCCCGCTTCGGCGTCGGCGTCAATCCGTGGAAGGGTGTTACCCTGACCGGTGACCTGAACGCGGTCGAAGATGAAGAAGCCACGTTGGACATTGGAGCCGCTTATGACTTCCATGTCAGCGACAATGTCAGCTTCTATCTCGCTGGCGGCGTTAACGACATGGTTGAAACCGATCAGACCAATCGCGGCTTCACTGCCGGATTCGGTTTCGGTTTCAAAAGCTTCGCTCTGCAGTATGCCTTTGTGGAAGAACCGCAGGCCTTCCTCAATGAGAACCATCGCTTGTCGGTCAACTTCTACTTCCAGGAGTGCAACGATTTCAAGAGCGCGATGGGTAGTCTGAAGCGTAAACCGCGCGAAGAAGCAATGGTTGCCAAGACCGACGGTCCGAAGGAATTCATCCATCGCTACATTTTTGAAGGTAATCCGTCCCTTAAGCTCAGCCTCGAATTGCTGCGCCCCGAAGTGAAGGATTCCATCGAGTCCGTGTGGATGGAAACCGGTGGTGTTGTCAGCTTCCCGGGCATCAACTTCGCCACGGGTTCGGCTGAAATCACTGATGAATTTGCACGCGTTCTGGACGGCGCGGCCAAGCTGATCAACGAGCATCCGGAAATCCAGCTGCTTGAAGTTCAAGGCCACACCGACAACACCGGTTCGGACGCCATCAACAACCCGCTCTCACAGGCACGTGCGGACGCCGTTCGCAACTACCTGATCTCACGTGGTGTTGATCCCAGCCGCTTGGTTGCCAAGGGCTACGGCTCTTCCAAGCCCGTTGCCAGCAATGCCAACGAGCAGGGCCGTTATCAGAATCGCCGTATCGACCTCGTTCGCATCCGGTAACGAGGGTTAGTGTATTTGACCAGTAGACGAGCACGGCTAAGGCCGTGCTCGTCACTCAAACTCTATAAAACTTCCCAAATTTGTTGAAGGCGGGTCAGATTTCTTCAACAATTACAGGAACTTGACATGCCAGTTTTTCGTTCCTATATTGAACGAATGGGTATGTTGGTACCGTATGAAATTGAGAAGGAGTATTAGATGCCAAGAGTAAAGAGAATTCGAACTGCGCTGTTCAAGCCCTCTCCCAAGAGCAAAGCAGTTGACAGTAGAATTGTCCTGTATCAGAATTTCAAGGCGAATGCTTCTCGTCTAGCCTCAAGAAAACCACCAATTCGTGAGTTCATTGTTTGGGGACAATCAGGACTTGTTGGGGACTTCGATTCTTTGGAAGAGGCCTTCATGGCCGGCCATCGGTCGTGCAATGGTGCGAGTTTCATTGTTCAGGAAAAATCTGATGTTGATTATCTTGTCCGAAGCAAAAGAAAATTCGTGAGCGCTTGACGCAAGCACCTAAGGAGTTCGCTCTGGCATGGCGGACGGTTTTTCCGGTAACAACTCGTTTGTCAGAGTCCATATAGACATTCCGCGTAATCAAGGACGGGATTTTTCCGACGTTGAAACTGTTAGTGATTGTACAGCACGTTTGAGTGAAAGTGAACACGATTCATTTGCTTCCGCAGGTTTGACGGCACTCTTGTTGGAACACTTTGGCGAAAGTTTGACCATCAGCCCAAGAAATAAGTTCGGTCTTCCAGATGTGCGTTCCATGCGTTGGCCGATTAGAGTTCGCTTTGTTAGCTTGGATGTGCCTTCGCAAGTCATCAGCGTACATGGATCGTTGGAGCATTTCAAGGGTTTTGATCTTCTAATTGGATCGCGACATCTGCATAGATTTGCCCGCGAGTTTTGACAGAGACAATCATTCCGTGTTTGTTTGAGAGCACGGAATATTAGAATCTTTCGAGGAGTGCCGCGGATTTCCTGCCACTCCTCGACTCACTCAAAGAGCTTCCGCTCAGAAACTTTGAGAGCGTCATGAAGAGAATTGGATACATTTTAGTCTCCGCGGTAATGATACTGGTGGTCTACGCCTTGTCTTTGGCTCAGCTCGAGTCCAAGAACGCGGCTTCAAAGTATCTCCTGCGTGTTATGGACGGACCGGAAGTAAGAGCCTATTTCGGTTCCGCCGTCGAAGGCGCATTTGCCTGGACAGGAGCCGGTCCTCTCTATGCAATTTCATACACGGGCGAAAATGCCGGTCCGATCGCTCGCGGCGCCGTTCACTTCTACGATGGTTTGCTTGCGACCTCACCTGTCTTAACCATCAAAGGTTCGGACGACGGTGAGTTGTTCGGCAGTTCAATGTCCACCGGTGACTTCAACGGCGACGGCACTCCCGATCTAGCGATTGCCGCTGAAGGCGGTCAGGGCACGGGAGCAAAGCCCGCTGGAAAAGTCTATCTCTACATGGGTGGCTCGGGCTTCGGAGGCTCGCCGCAGGTCGTCACGGCTGGTGAAAGCAAGGACTCTTTCGGCCGCTCCATCAGCATGTCACACGACATCAACGGCGACAATTTCGCCGACCTGGTTGTGGGTGCTCCGCACTCAGCGAAGGCCGGTGCCACTTCAGGCCGCGTGTACGTCTATTTCGGAAACTCAGGCGGAGTGGCCAAAACCCCCGACCTTGAGTTCAAACAAGGCACTCTGAATGACTTGTTCGGTTCCTCTGTCGCCACCGGAGACTTGACCGGAGATGGACAGGCCGATCTTGCCATTGGAGCGCCGCACTTTGGCACAGAAGCCACGTATTCAGGCGCTGTGTACGTTTTTCAGGGCGGCAAGGAATTGAGTGCCACAAAGCACCAGAAGCTTTACAAGGGCGAGTTAACCAGCTTTCAAGACCAATTTGGTTGGTCAGTTGCGATTGTCCCCGATGTGAACGGTGACAGTGTTGCAGAACTGGTCGTTGGGGCGCCGCAATGGACGAGCGGCGGCCGTCAATTGGGTAAGGTTTACCTCTATCACGGGGCCACCGCGTTGCCCGATGCGCCGGCAGCGACCTTCACAGGCTCAACTGAAGCCGGTCGCTTTGGCGAACGGGTATTTACGCTGGGAGATTTGAACAAAGACGGCAAAGGCGATTGGGCTGCACAGGCCTCAAATGCCAACCAAAGCCGCGGTGTAGTGCATTTCTTCTATGGCGGCTGGGAGAACGACTTCTATCAGTTCTCCGGCGAGAACATCGCCGATGCGGCCGGAAACAGCGTTGCGTCGCTAGGCGATTTGGACGGCAACGGGGCAATGGACTTGGCCGTAGGTGCCCGTTGGTGGGACCAGGAGACTGCCGAGAACATGGGTCGGGTTTATTTGCTAAGTGTTCAATAGAGGCAGTTTGATTTTCTTCAAATGATGGGCGGCTTCAGGCCGCCCGTCTGATTTCTGGGAACATTTTTTCGCACTAAATCTTAGAGTCATCTGACGTAAATAACGGTATAACAATTGCAAAGCATCTTTCGGGGGTCCTAATTAGACCCCTTTTTCATTGCATTTTTGCCTGGTCGTTAGTATATTTAGAGTCACCGATTTTCGGGAAAGGTAACAAGAACTTTATGATTCTGAACGAGTTAAAAAAGAAGGCTCAGGACGGCACACTCCGTGTCGGTGTTGTCGGCTTGGGTTATGTCGGTCTCCCGTTGGCTGTCCAGTTTGCCGCCAAGGGCTATCACGTGACCGGTATAGACATTACACAAGACAAAGTTGACCGTATCAATCGCGGAGAAAACTATATTCTTGATGTTAACGACGAAGAACTGGCTTCGCTGGTTAAGGCAGGAAAACTTGATGCGACGAGTGATTACTCTGTCATTCGAAATCTGGACACGATTTCAATCTGTGTTCCGACACCATTGCGCAAAACAGGCGACCCCGATATCTCCTACATTCTCGCCGCACGTGATGAAATTCTGAAGTACGCACACCCCGGTCTTTTGCTCGTGCTCGAAAGCACGACCTATCCCGGCACAACGGACGAATTGCTTGTGCCTGCGTTTGAAGAGCGAGGACTGAAAGTTGGTCAGGATGTCTTTGTTGCGTTTTCGCCGGAACGTGTGGACCCGGGTAACGAAAAATTCGGCACATTCAACACGCCGAAAGTCATGGGCGGCGCCACTCCCGCATGTATGGATGCCGCGCAGACCATCTACGGCAAAGTCATTGAGACAATCGTTCCCGTATCCAGCACGCAAGCAGCCGAGCTCGTCAAGCTGCTCGAAAACACTTTCCGTTCAATCAACATCGGGTTGGTCAATGAGCTCGCCATTATGTGCGAAATTCTCGGCGTGGACGTCTGGGAAGTGATTCGCGCCGCATCCACCAAGCCATTCGGCTTCATGCCTTTCTACCCCGGACCAGGGCTGGGCGGTCATTGCATTCCCATTGACCCCATTTACCTGTCGTGGAAACTTAAAACGCTGAAGTACCGCGCACGGTTTATTGAGCTCGCCGATGACATCAACACCAAAATGCCGGACTACGTCACTCAGCGCGTTGCCGATGCATTAAACGAGCGCGGAAAGGCGGTCAAAGGCTGCAAAGCTCTCGTGATGGGCGTGGCTTACAAACGGGACATTGACGATTCGCGGGAATCCCCGTCACTTGATATCATCGAATTGCTGATGAAGCGCGGTGCGACCGTGGATTATCACGACCCCTTCATTGCTGAAGTTGACACCGCTCATCATCGCATGAAGTCTGTGCCCTTTGACGCGGCTTCAGTCAAGAAGTATGACGTCGCGGTAATTTGCACGGACCACAAAGCGGTTGACTACAAGTTGCTGGTGGAGAATTGCCCGCTTGTGTTTGACGCGCGCAATGCCACAGCGGCACTCGGCAACCGGGACAACGTCGTAAGGCTTTAAGACCTTGAATTCACTCGCCGCAATCATTGAACTTCTGCGACCCGCGCAGTGGTCCAAAAACATGATTATTTTCGCGGCGGTGCTGTTTTCACCCGCGCGTGTCGTGCTCGACACTCCGCAAGTCATCGTGCAGGCGCTGCAAGGGTTCTTCGCTTTCTGCCTGCTGTCTTCCGCT
This region of bacterium genomic DNA includes:
- a CDS encoding OmpA family protein, translating into MTSRIRNTALGLGIIMMFCVSAANAQNYAAPFLRMGVGARAMAMGTAQTAVANDATAAYWNPAALHWLHKFEVSLMYTGGLEADRNYNYIGASLCAEKLGTFGLSWLNSGITGIGQYDDGGNKTGDFDVANNAFQLNYARGLGGGFALGIGAKYLQENLADNDGWGVDAGLLFRPYDELTFGFMMRDLAGEYGEDNVPYEARFGVGVNPWKGVTLTGDLNAVEDEEATLDIGAAYDFHVSDNVSFYLAGGVNDMVETDQTNRGFTAGFGFGFKSFALQYAFVEEPQAFLNENHRLSVNFYFQECNDFKSAMGSLKRKPREEAMVAKTDGPKEFIHRYIFEGNPSLKLSLELLRPEVKDSIESVWMETGGVVSFPGINFATGSAEITDEFARVLDGAAKLINEHPEIQLLEVQGHTDNTGSDAINNPLSQARADAVRNYLISRGVDPSRLVAKGYGSSKPVASNANEQGRYQNRRIDLVRIR
- a CDS encoding FG-GAP repeat protein → MKRIGYILVSAVMILVVYALSLAQLESKNAASKYLLRVMDGPEVRAYFGSAVEGAFAWTGAGPLYAISYTGENAGPIARGAVHFYDGLLATSPVLTIKGSDDGELFGSSMSTGDFNGDGTPDLAIAAEGGQGTGAKPAGKVYLYMGGSGFGGSPQVVTAGESKDSFGRSISMSHDINGDNFADLVVGAPHSAKAGATSGRVYVYFGNSGGVAKTPDLEFKQGTLNDLFGSSVATGDLTGDGQADLAIGAPHFGTEATYSGAVYVFQGGKELSATKHQKLYKGELTSFQDQFGWSVAIVPDVNGDSVAELVVGAPQWTSGGRQLGKVYLYHGATALPDAPAATFTGSTEAGRFGERVFTLGDLNKDGKGDWAAQASNANQSRGVVHFFYGGWENDFYQFSGENIADAAGNSVASLGDLDGNGAMDLAVGARWWDQETAENMGRVYLLSVQ
- a CDS encoding nucleotide sugar dehydrogenase; protein product: MILNELKKKAQDGTLRVGVVGLGYVGLPLAVQFAAKGYHVTGIDITQDKVDRINRGENYILDVNDEELASLVKAGKLDATSDYSVIRNLDTISICVPTPLRKTGDPDISYILAARDEILKYAHPGLLLVLESTTYPGTTDELLVPAFEERGLKVGQDVFVAFSPERVDPGNEKFGTFNTPKVMGGATPACMDAAQTIYGKVIETIVPVSSTQAAELVKLLENTFRSINIGLVNELAIMCEILGVDVWEVIRAASTKPFGFMPFYPGPGLGGHCIPIDPIYLSWKLKTLKYRARFIELADDINTKMPDYVTQRVADALNERGKAVKGCKALVMGVAYKRDIDDSRESPSLDIIELLMKRGATVDYHDPFIAEVDTAHHRMKSVPFDAASVKKYDVAVICTDHKAVDYKLLVENCPLVFDARNATAALGNRDNVVRL